The Chloroflexota bacterium DNA segment ACGACGTGCTGCGAATGATCTGCGGCGAGCCCGCCATCGGCCGCGTGGAGCCTTGGCTCCCCGCCGAGGTCCACGACGAGGTGCGCGAGCGGCTCTCGGTCGCCGGCAGCGCGGCCTACCTGTGCGGCAATCCCGGCATGATCAGCGACGTGAAAGAGGTGTTCGCCGCCGAGGGCTTTCCCACCACCGGCCGCGAGTCCCAGGTCATCACGGAGGACTACTGGTAGACGACCCGGAGGCGTCAGAGCCCCTGCCCGAGGTGCGCGTGGGCCACGGCTACGACATCCATCGTCTCGCCGCCGGCCGCCCGTTGATGATCGGCGGCGTGCAGGTGCCGTCGGAGCAGGGGGCCGTGGGTCACTCCGACGCCGACGTGCTGCTGCATGCCGTCGTGGACGCGATCCTCGGCGCGCTCAAGGCCGGCGACATCGGCCGCCACTATCCGGACAGCGACCCCGCCTGGCGCGGCGCCGACAGCACGCGATTCGCCCGCGAGACGGCCGCCCGCGCCCGCGACGCCGGCT contains these protein-coding regions:
- the ispF gene encoding 2-C-methyl-D-erythritol 2,4-cyclodiphosphate synthase gives rise to the protein MRVGHGYDIHRLAAGRPLMIGGVQVPSEQGAVGHSDADVLLHAVVDAILGALKAGDIGRHYPDSDPAWRGADSTRFARETAARARDAGWEPVNVDATVLLERPKLAGHVPAIEQRVAECLDVAADRINVKAATNEGLDAVGQGRAVACHAVVLLARRHR